The DNA region CAGCCTTCGATGGTCGCACAGCCTTCAATGATCGCACAGCCACTCGGGACTCAGGACATCGTCGTTTCGGACATTTCTCAAAAGATAGACCCCATAGAAAAAATGGGGCAGCACCAGAACAACGGGCAGCAGAAACGCCCAGTCCCCGACATCGCCTCCGGGAACTTCGACGCCCAATTGGTTGCTGGCTGAGATTGAGAACGTGCCGAAATCCCAAAGCGCGTGATAGATGATCGCCGGCCAGATCGATCCCGTACGCACGAGGATGGCCATAAAGGCGAAGCCACTAAGGGTCGCGGTGAAAGCCTGCAGCATGGCATTCAGCAATTCCCCCGTCGTCAGCGCGTTGAGAATATGAACAGAGCCGAAGAGCACCGAGGTCCAGATCATCGCTGGCCAGAGCTTCACGCGCGTGCGCAATGCCTGAAACAGGATGCCGCGAAACATCGTTTCCTCCGACAGTCCGACAAAGACGGTGCTGAGAAGGATCATCAGCATAAGGTGGAGCGGGGGCAGACCGATCACGGCAGCAAGGCCGAGAAACATCAGGATGTAAAGTCCCGGCAGCCACATGATCCGAAGTGAACTCATGGGCTTCGGAACCTCGAACCTCAGGTCGCGCCATCCGGTAACCAGGATGACCGCGAC from Rhizobium glycinendophyticum includes:
- a CDS encoding CPBP family intramembrane glutamic endopeptidase — protein: MNFAHGRFRLPFSLVVYLLWAAITIPGGIWLSGGQKQSLIEGLSRGPLWNVVAAFFFLVAVILVTGWRDLRFEVPKPMSSLRIMWLPGLYILMFLGLAAVIGLPPLHLMLMILLSTVFVGLSEETMFRGILFQALRTRVKLWPAMIWTSVLFGSVHILNALTTGELLNAMLQAFTATLSGFAFMAILVRTGSIWPAIIYHALWDFGTFSISASNQLGVEVPGGDVGDWAFLLPVVLVLPHFFYGVYLLRNVRNDDVLSPEWLCDH